One Halichoerus grypus chromosome 1, mHalGry1.hap1.1, whole genome shotgun sequence genomic region harbors:
- the S1PR2 gene encoding sphingosine 1-phosphate receptor 2 has product MGSLYSEYLSPSKVREHYNYTKETLDTQETPSRQVALALIIILCFAIVVENLLVLIAVARNSKFHSAMYLFLGNLAASDLLAGVAFIANTLLSGPVTLGLTPVQWFAREGSAFITLSASVFSLLAIAIERHVAIAKVKLYGSDKSCRMLLLIAASWLISLALGGLPILGWNCLGHLEACSTVLPLYTKHYVLCVVTIFSVILLAIVALYVRIYCVVRSSHADVAGPQTLALLKTVTIVLGVFIVCWLPAFSILLLDYACPVRSCPVLYKAHYFFAFATLNSLLNPVIYTWRSRDLRREVLRPMQCCRRAAGVQGRRGGTPGHRLLPLRSSSSLERGTHMPTSPTFLEGNTVV; this is encoded by the coding sequence ATGGGCAGCCTGTACTCAGAGTACCTAAGTCCCAGCAAGGTCCGGGAACACTATAATTACACCAAGGAGACGCTGGACACTCAGGAGACGCCCTCCCGCCAGGTGGCCTTGGCCCTCATCATCATCCTCTGTTTCGCCATCGTGGTGGAGAACCTGCTGGTGCTAATCGCAGTCGCTCGCAATAGCAAGTTCCACTCGGCCATGTACCTGTTCCTGGGCAACCTGGCCGCCTCGGACCTGCTGGCAGGAGTGGCCTTCATAGCCAATACCTTGCTCTCGGGCCCGGTCACGCTGGGGCTGACACCGGTGCAGTGGTTTGCCCGAGAGGGCTCCGCCTTCATCACGCTCTCCGCCTCTGTCTTCAGCCTCCTGGCCATCGCCATCGAGCGGCACGTGGCCATTGCCAAGGTCAAGCTCTATGGCAGCGACAAGAGCTGCCGCATGCTGCTGCTGATCGCTGCCTCGTGGCTCATCTCACTTGCTCTCGGCGGCCTGCCCATCCTTGGCTGGAACTGCCTGGGCCATCTCGAGGCCTGTTCCACCGTTCTGCCGCTTTACACCAAGCACTATGTGCTCTGCGTGGTCACCATCTTCTCCGTCATCTTACTGGCCATTGTCGCTCTGTATGTCCGCATCTACTGCGTGGTCCGCTCCAGCCATGCCGATGTGGCCGGCCCCCAGACGCTGGCCCTGCTCAAGACGGTCACCATTGTGCTGGGTGTCTTCATTGTCTGCTGGCTGCCTGCCTTTAGCATCCTGCTCCTGGACTACGCCTGCCCCGTCCGGTCCTGCCCTGTCCTCTACAAGGCCCATTACTTCTTTGCCTTCGCCACCCTGAACTCACTGCTCAACCCGGTCATCTACACGTGGCGCAGCCGGGACCTGCGGCGGGAGGTACTGCGGCCGATGCAGTGCTgccggcgggcggcgggggttcAAGGACGGCGGGGGGGGACCCCGGGCCATCGGCTCCTGCCTCTCCGCAGCTCCAGCTCTCTGGAGAGGGGCACGCACATGCCCACGTCGCCCACATTTCTGGAGGGCAACACAGTGGTCTGA